In Juglans microcarpa x Juglans regia isolate MS1-56 chromosome 7D, Jm3101_v1.0, whole genome shotgun sequence, the following are encoded in one genomic region:
- the LOC121238210 gene encoding uncharacterized protein LOC121238210 produces MGNAVSPCFQGNPSSSVKLIFWGGTTRILTGSKHTAGEIMFEFPDKMVCHSDSFFIGHPVPALGIEDGLLRGQTYFVLPIDRFACDVISASSLAAFGSSPKNSPINFGDCAQPFQYIKGADGRGLIKVVPEFITRLITTSGNNREINGSCSSPLCSTPELQKHYEELVVSKEQLWSPKLETISEYKVRFSPCRFIGLELKQKEKVIKG; encoded by the coding sequence ATGGGAAATGCAGTGTCTCCATGTTTCCAAGGAAACCCTAGCTCCTCCGTGAAGCTAATATTCTGGGGAGGAACCACGAGAATCCTCACCGGATCAAAACATACTGCCGGAGAGATCATGTTCGAGTTCCCCGACAAAATGGTTTGCCATTCAGACTCATTCTTTATCGGCCACCCGGTCCCTGCCTTGGGCATAGAAGACGGACTCTTGCGTGGCCAAACCTACTTTGTTCTTCCCATCGATCGCTTTGCATGCGATGTCATCTCGGCCTCTTCTCTTGCAGCCTTCGGTTCAAGCCCTAAAAATTCACCCATCAATTTCGGGGACTGCGCCCAGCCGTTCCAGTACATAAAGGGTGCGGATGGAAGGGGTTTAATCAAGGTCGTGCCGGAGTTCATAACAAGGCTTATAACAACATCAGGAAATAATAGGGAAATTAATGGATCTTGCAGTAGTCCCCTTTGTAGCACGCCTGAGTTGCAGAAGCACTACGAAGAGCTTGTTGTGTCTAAGGAACAACTTTGGTCACCTAAGCTTGAAACCATATCAGAGTACAAGGTTAGGTTCTCACCCTGCAGATTTATAGGGTTGGAGTTGAAACAGAAAGAGAAAGTAATCAAGGGgtaa